One region of Rhodospirillaceae bacterium genomic DNA includes:
- the aroA gene encoding 3-phosphoshikimate 1-carboxyvinyltransferase: protein MSKHESKPRALTSGTGGGLRGRLRVPGDKSVSHRALMLGALALGETEIHGLLEGEDVLRTASAMRQLGGETEKGADGIWRARGRGNGGLAEAADVLDLGNAGTGTRLLMGLVTPYPMTTFFTGDASLRSRPMARVTDPLQLMGARFATRSKGRPPLAVIGTSSPLPITYKLPVASAQVKSAILLAGLNTPGITTVIEPEATRDHTELMLRGFGVDVKVEETPEGRASSIIGQVELTGRKIIVPGDPSSAAFPIVAALILPGSEIVIENVGLNPHRIGLIETLLEMGAAIEIENARIEAGEKVGDLKVKHSHLNGVTVPASRAPSMIDEYPILAVAASFAEGETKMLGLGELRVKESDRLGAMARGLAACGVTVEEGPDWLSVKGTGKRPKGGAHIAVNLDHRPAMSFLVLGMAAEKPVSIDDGSPIDTSFPGFADLINGLGGSISAVKG, encoded by the coding sequence ATGAGCAAGCATGAGTCGAAACCCCGCGCCCTCACCTCGGGCACTGGTGGCGGATTGCGCGGCAGGTTGCGGGTTCCCGGCGACAAATCCGTGTCGCACCGCGCGCTGATGCTGGGGGCCCTGGCCTTGGGCGAGACGGAGATTCATGGCCTGCTGGAGGGCGAGGATGTGCTGCGCACCGCCAGCGCCATGCGCCAGCTGGGTGGTGAAACCGAGAAGGGTGCCGACGGTATCTGGCGCGCGCGGGGCCGTGGCAATGGCGGCCTTGCGGAAGCTGCCGATGTGCTGGACCTCGGCAATGCCGGAACCGGGACGCGCCTCTTGATGGGTCTGGTGACGCCCTATCCGATGACGACCTTCTTCACCGGCGATGCGTCGCTGCGCTCGCGGCCGATGGCACGCGTGACCGATCCCCTGCAGTTGATGGGCGCCCGCTTTGCCACGCGCAGCAAAGGCCGTCCGCCGCTGGCGGTCATCGGGACATCGTCCCCCCTGCCCATCACCTACAAGCTGCCGGTCGCCAGCGCCCAGGTGAAATCCGCCATTCTGCTGGCCGGCCTCAACACGCCGGGTATCACCACGGTGATCGAGCCGGAAGCGACGCGCGATCATACGGAGTTGATGCTGCGCGGCTTCGGCGTCGACGTGAAGGTTGAGGAAACGCCTGAAGGACGGGCGTCTTCGATCATTGGCCAGGTGGAACTCACCGGCCGCAAGATCATCGTGCCGGGCGATCCGAGCTCCGCCGCTTTCCCGATCGTGGCCGCGCTGATCCTGCCAGGATCCGAGATCGTCATCGAGAATGTCGGCCTCAACCCGCATCGCATCGGCCTCATCGAGACGCTGCTCGAGATGGGCGCCGCGATCGAGATCGAGAATGCGCGCATCGAGGCGGGCGAGAAAGTGGGCGACCTCAAGGTCAAGCATTCGCATCTGAACGGCGTCACGGTGCCGGCATCGCGCGCGCCGTCGATGATCGACGAATACCCGATCCTCGCCGTGGCGGCGTCCTTCGCCGAGGGCGAAACGAAGATGCTGGGCCTTGGCGAGTTGCGCGTCAAAGAGAGCGACCGTCTCGGCGCCATGGCGCGGGGCCTCGCCGCCTGCGGCGTCACGGTCGAAGAAGGCCCGGACTGGCTGAGCGTCAAAGGGACCGGCAAGCGCCCCAAGGGTGGCGCCCATATCGCCGTCAATCTCGATCACCGGCCGGCGATGTCGTTCCTGGTTTTGGGCATGGCCGCCGAGAAACCGGTCAGCATCGATGATGGCAGCCCGATCGACACCAGCTTCCCGGGCTTTGCCGACCTCATCAATGGGTTGGGCGGCAGTATTTCGGCGGTGAAGGGGTGA
- the rpsA gene encoding 30S ribosomal protein S1, giving the protein MARSATARVATHEVAAAKESFAALLEESLGFAQGLEGSVLSGTVVGIDGEFALIDVGLKSEGRVALREFGGPAGKAEIKVGDVVEVFLERMEDKNGEAMLSREKAKREEAWTALEKQFKDNQRVTGVIFGRVKGGFTVDLSGAVAFLPGSQVDIRPVRDVGPLMGTPQPFQILKMDRARGNIVVSRRAVLEESRAEARSELVANLKEGQVLQGVVKNITDYGAFVDLGGVDGLLHVTDIAWRRINHPSEALHIGQNVNVQVVRFNPETQRISLGMKQLEADPWEGVAAKYPVGAKLKGRVTNITDYGAFVELEPGIEGLVHVSEMSWTKKNVHPGKIVSTSQEVEVMVLDVDPTKRRISLGLKQCMDNPWSSFIDKHPAGSELEGEIKNITEFGLFVGLPGEIDGMVHLSDLDWDRPGEEAVQDFKKGQMVKVKLLDVDIEKERISLGIKQLKKDNYAETAGTLKKGDVVTCTVTAVTDGGLEVTVGDGISGFIKKIDIARERGEQRPDRFAVGEKVDAKVTQNDAKTRKLTLSIKAREMEEDKQAMAEFGSSDSGASLGDILGAALNKAKKTKKGDDE; this is encoded by the coding sequence ATGGCTAGATCAGCTACGGCGCGTGTCGCCACCCATGAAGTTGCCGCTGCGAAGGAAAGCTTTGCCGCGTTGCTCGAAGAATCATTGGGCTTTGCCCAGGGCCTCGAAGGCTCGGTGCTCTCCGGCACCGTTGTCGGTATCGACGGCGAATTTGCCCTCATTGATGTTGGCTTGAAGTCCGAAGGCCGCGTGGCCTTGCGTGAGTTCGGTGGCCCGGCCGGCAAGGCTGAAATCAAGGTCGGCGATGTGGTCGAGGTGTTCCTCGAGCGCATGGAAGACAAGAACGGCGAAGCGATGCTGAGCCGCGAGAAGGCGAAGCGCGAAGAAGCGTGGACCGCCCTCGAAAAGCAGTTCAAGGACAACCAGCGCGTCACCGGCGTGATCTTCGGTCGCGTGAAGGGTGGCTTTACGGTCGACCTCTCCGGCGCCGTCGCCTTCCTGCCCGGCAGCCAGGTCGACATCCGCCCGGTGCGCGATGTGGGCCCGCTCATGGGCACGCCGCAACCGTTCCAGATCCTCAAGATGGACCGTGCGCGCGGCAACATCGTCGTTTCGCGTCGCGCTGTGCTCGAAGAGAGCCGCGCGGAAGCCCGCAGCGAACTCGTCGCCAACCTCAAGGAAGGCCAGGTCCTGCAGGGCGTCGTGAAGAACATCACCGATTACGGTGCGTTCGTTGACCTCGGCGGCGTCGATGGCCTGCTGCACGTCACCGATATCGCGTGGCGTCGCATCAACCATCCGTCGGAAGCCTTGCATATCGGCCAGAACGTCAACGTTCAGGTCGTGCGCTTCAATCCGGAAACCCAGCGTATCTCTCTCGGCATGAAGCAGCTCGAGGCGGATCCCTGGGAAGGCGTTGCCGCGAAGTACCCGGTGGGTGCGAAGCTGAAGGGCCGCGTCACCAACATCACCGACTACGGCGCGTTCGTCGAACTCGAGCCGGGCATCGAAGGCCTGGTCCACGTCTCCGAAATGAGCTGGACCAAGAAGAACGTGCATCCGGGCAAGATCGTCTCGACCAGCCAGGAAGTCGAAGTGATGGTGCTCGACGTGGATCCCACGAAGCGCCGTATCAGCCTCGGCTTGAAGCAGTGCATGGACAATCCGTGGTCGTCCTTCATTGATAAGCATCCGGCCGGTTCCGAACTCGAAGGCGAGATCAAGAACATCACCGAATTTGGTCTGTTCGTTGGCCTCCCCGGCGAGATCGACGGCATGGTCCATCTTTCGGATCTCGATTGGGATCGTCCGGGCGAAGAAGCCGTCCAGGATTTCAAGAAGGGCCAGATGGTCAAGGTGAAGCTGCTCGATGTGGATATCGAGAAAGAGCGCATCAGCCTCGGCATCAAGCAGCTCAAGAAAGACAACTACGCTGAGACGGCCGGCACCCTGAAGAAGGGCGACGTTGTCACCTGCACCGTGACCGCGGTCACCGATGGTGGTCTCGAAGTCACGGTCGGCGACGGCATCTCCGGCTTCATCAAGAAGATCGACATTGCCCGCGAACGTGGCGAGCAGCGTCCCGATCGCTTCGCCGTCGGCGAAAAGGTCGATGCCAAGGTCACCCAGAACGACGCCAAGACCCGGAAGCTCACGCTCTCGATCAAGGCGCGCGAGATGGAAGAGGACAAGCAGGCGATGGCCGAATTCGGGTCGTCCGATTCGGGCGCGAGCCTCGGCGACATCCTCGGTGCGGCCCTCAACAAGGCCAAGAAGACCAAAAAGGGCGACGACGAGTAA
- a CDS encoding (d)CMP kinase, giving the protein MTGKPFVIALDGPAAAGKGTLAKRLAAHFNLAYLDTGSLYRAVGLSVLRQGKDPTDPVAATEAARNLPAELLQDPDLRSAAAGDASSKVAAIPGVRAALFDWQRRFAADPQPAGDGRPCSGSVLDGRDIGTVICPDAEVKIFVTASPEARANRRLKELQARGEKAIYARVLEDIVARDARDTARADAPMKAAEDAVHLDTSDLDIDQVFAKAKAIVDERLKPS; this is encoded by the coding sequence ATGACCGGCAAGCCCTTCGTCATCGCCCTCGATGGACCTGCCGCGGCCGGCAAGGGGACCCTTGCCAAGCGGCTGGCCGCCCATTTCAACCTTGCTTATCTCGATACGGGGTCGCTCTACCGGGCGGTGGGCCTCAGCGTTCTGCGTCAGGGCAAGGACCCGACCGACCCGGTTGCCGCGACGGAAGCCGCCAGGAATCTGCCGGCGGAGCTGCTCCAGGACCCCGATTTGCGCTCGGCCGCGGCGGGCGACGCCTCGTCCAAGGTGGCGGCCATCCCCGGGGTTCGGGCCGCCCTCTTCGATTGGCAGCGTCGATTCGCGGCCGACCCACAACCGGCGGGGGATGGACGCCCATGTTCCGGCTCTGTTCTTGACGGTCGCGACATCGGGACGGTCATCTGCCCCGATGCCGAGGTGAAGATTTTTGTGACGGCTAGCCCCGAAGCCCGCGCCAACCGGCGCCTCAAAGAGTTGCAAGCGCGCGGCGAGAAGGCTATATACGCCCGGGTTTTAGAGGATATCGTGGCCCGCGACGCCCGTGACACAGCGCGCGCCGATGCCCCGATGAAAGCGGCCGAAGATGCCGTGCACCTCGACACCTCGGATCTCGACATCGATCAGGTCTTTGCGAAAGCCAAAGCGATCGTCGATGAGCGCCTGAAACCGTCATAG
- the ptsN gene encoding PTS IIA-like nitrogen regulatory protein PtsN: MEIEDLLGSPAHVLARLKASNKKQALQDMARRAAELSGLHERAIFDVLLERERLGTTGVGNGIAIPHGKLPEAKKMFGLFGRLETPIDFDAIDEQPVDLIFLLLAPEGAGADHLKALARVSRLLRDRAICEKLRGTDQADAIYALLTDGAHSHAA, encoded by the coding sequence ATGGAAATTGAAGATCTGCTCGGAAGCCCAGCGCATGTTTTGGCGCGATTGAAGGCCAGCAACAAGAAACAGGCTTTGCAGGACATGGCGCGACGGGCGGCCGAATTATCGGGTCTGCACGAGCGCGCCATCTTCGACGTGTTGCTCGAGCGCGAGCGCCTCGGCACCACCGGTGTCGGCAACGGCATCGCCATTCCGCATGGCAAGTTGCCCGAGGCCAAGAAGATGTTCGGCCTCTTTGGCAGGCTTGAAACGCCGATCGACTTCGATGCGATCGACGAACAGCCGGTTGATCTCATTTTCCTGCTGCTGGCGCCGGAAGGTGCCGGTGCGGATCATCTGAAGGCTCTGGCGCGAGTCTCGCGCCTGCTGCGTGACCGGGCGATCTGCGAAAAGCTGCGCGGCACCGATCAGGCCGATGCGATCTATGCGCTGTTGACGGATGGGGCGCATTCACACGCCGCCTGA
- the ihfB gene encoding integration host factor subunit beta, which translates to MTKSELILRIGELNPHLYHRDVERIVTAIFEEITNALARSDRVELRGFGAFSVKQRDARKGRNPRTGETVAVDEKVVPFFKTGKELRDRLNSRAEPAPKAGSGSEPAQPGMTQPAKDPGAGN; encoded by the coding sequence ATGACCAAATCGGAATTGATTCTGCGCATTGGCGAGCTCAATCCACACCTTTACCACCGGGATGTGGAACGCATCGTCACAGCCATCTTCGAAGAAATAACCAATGCGCTGGCGCGGTCGGACCGTGTCGAGCTGCGCGGCTTCGGCGCCTTTTCGGTGAAGCAGCGTGACGCCCGCAAGGGCCGCAACCCGCGCACCGGGGAAACCGTCGCGGTTGATGAAAAAGTGGTGCCTTTCTTCAAGACCGGCAAGGAACTGCGCGACCGGCTCAACAGCCGCGCCGAACCGGCGCCCAAGGCCGGCAGCGGCAGTGAACCAGCCCAGCCCGGCATGACACAGCCTGCCAAGGACCCCGGCGCCGGCAATTGA
- a CDS encoding PAS domain-containing protein, translated as MSVLGAGSLLLTACAGPSGGANTGLGRLEIPDQPASQATKDLWRAAETGDVAGVKAALAAGADIEGIDFSENKNGRRALNYAALNNQSAVIDVLLLCSWCHDAFGHAQSGRMNGQTQHQVLRRETDIARIASPIISELHAYWTAKRGLKEMPAWADIEPTEMRGLLPNLIVAGIEHDPLRVFYRLAGTLIVEFRGEITGHFLEEVPWSSPAGQANAKEAFARVVASRAPLFSEVDITTSRGAVHRMFSGVWPLAPTPGGVIDRCLAAEDYGDLTRTDLA; from the coding sequence GTGAGTGTCCTCGGTGCCGGGTCGCTGCTGCTCACGGCCTGCGCCGGACCGAGTGGTGGCGCAAACACCGGTCTCGGTCGTCTTGAGATTCCGGACCAGCCGGCGAGCCAGGCCACCAAGGATCTGTGGCGCGCCGCGGAGACGGGTGACGTGGCCGGTGTCAAGGCCGCCCTGGCGGCCGGCGCGGACATTGAAGGGATCGATTTCTCGGAGAACAAGAACGGCCGTCGCGCGCTCAATTACGCGGCTCTCAACAACCAGTCCGCGGTGATCGACGTTCTTCTGCTCTGCTCCTGGTGCCATGACGCTTTTGGGCATGCACAATCGGGCCGCATGAACGGGCAGACGCAGCATCAGGTACTGCGCCGCGAGACCGACATTGCGCGCATTGCCTCTCCGATCATAAGTGAGCTGCATGCCTATTGGACGGCCAAGCGCGGTCTGAAAGAGATGCCGGCATGGGCCGACATTGAACCGACCGAGATGCGCGGATTGCTGCCGAATTTGATCGTCGCCGGCATCGAACATGATCCATTGCGCGTATTCTACCGCTTGGCGGGAACGCTGATCGTCGAATTCCGTGGCGAAATCACCGGTCATTTTCTGGAAGAGGTTCCCTGGAGTTCCCCAGCCGGCCAGGCCAATGCCAAAGAGGCCTTTGCGCGCGTGGTCGCTTCCCGGGCGCCCCTTTTTTCGGAGGTCGACATCACGACCTCGCGCGGCGCCGTCCACCGCATGTTTTCCGGTGTGTGGCCTCTGGCACCGACGCCCGGCGGCGTGATCGACCGCTGCCTTGCCGCGGAAGACTATGGTGATCTGACACGCACCGACCTCGCCTGA
- a CDS encoding class I SAM-dependent methyltransferase: MRDPGSFRDPSGHVYDHEGRILRTVMPPAAESYRALRDSGLLADLTARGLLLPAQEIDPATVNLTGPLPAHLLEHPRLPFVSYPYEWGFASRRAAALKHLDLHLAALDKGFTLSDASAYNIQFRGPEPVFIDHLSLRPYRPGEIWAGHRQFCMQFLNPLLLEAKLDISPQAWLRGQIEGIDPGDLAKMLRWKHRLSWTILAHVFLQARFQSGALGSARQSEAKLKQAQLPLPAFRNMLVSLRDFISGLVRRGGQTVWSDYAGHTSYADAETELKRAFVAAMVDAVKPARLIDLGCNTGDYSALALAHGAGTVIGFDFDLGALDQAFARAQRDRLSFLPLWLDAASPSPDQGWAQRERKGFAARARVDGLLALALLHHLVIGRNIPMDDAVEWLMAMAPQGVIEFVPKSDPMVQRLLALREDIFPAYDEAAFRAAVERRGRLLRAEQLSPSGRLLIWYERTGGAA; this comes from the coding sequence GTGCGTGACCCAGGATCGTTCCGCGATCCCAGCGGCCATGTCTATGATCATGAGGGGCGCATTCTCCGCACGGTCATGCCGCCGGCAGCCGAGAGCTATCGCGCGCTCCGCGATTCCGGACTGCTGGCTGATCTCACAGCGCGTGGCCTGTTGCTGCCGGCGCAGGAGATCGATCCGGCCACGGTCAACCTGACGGGTCCGCTGCCAGCCCATCTTCTTGAACATCCGCGCCTGCCTTTCGTCTCCTACCCCTATGAATGGGGGTTTGCATCACGGCGTGCGGCGGCCTTGAAGCATCTCGACCTTCATCTGGCAGCCCTCGACAAGGGCTTCACCCTCAGCGACGCCAGCGCCTATAACATCCAGTTCCGTGGACCCGAACCGGTCTTCATCGATCATTTGTCGCTGCGGCCCTATCGGCCGGGCGAGATCTGGGCGGGCCACCGGCAGTTCTGCATGCAGTTCCTCAATCCGCTGCTGCTCGAGGCCAAGCTCGATATCAGCCCGCAAGCCTGGCTGCGCGGTCAGATCGAGGGGATCGATCCTGGCGATCTTGCAAAAATGCTGCGCTGGAAGCACAGACTATCCTGGACCATTCTCGCCCATGTCTTCCTGCAGGCGCGCTTTCAGTCGGGCGCGCTCGGCAGCGCGCGGCAATCAGAGGCGAAACTGAAGCAGGCGCAATTACCCTTGCCGGCATTCCGGAACATGCTGGTGTCCTTGCGCGACTTCATCAGCGGCCTGGTCCGCCGTGGCGGACAGACCGTCTGGTCCGACTATGCCGGCCATACCAGCTATGCCGACGCTGAAACCGAACTGAAGCGCGCATTCGTCGCCGCCATGGTGGATGCTGTGAAACCAGCGCGGCTCATCGATCTGGGCTGCAACACCGGCGACTATTCAGCACTGGCCCTGGCCCATGGCGCCGGTACCGTGATCGGCTTCGATTTCGATCTCGGCGCGCTCGATCAGGCTTTTGCGCGGGCGCAACGTGACCGGCTCTCGTTCCTGCCATTGTGGCTCGATGCCGCCAGCCCCAGTCCCGATCAAGGCTGGGCGCAGCGCGAGCGCAAGGGATTCGCCGCGCGCGCAAGGGTCGATGGGTTGCTGGCACTGGCGCTGCTCCATCATCTGGTGATCGGCCGCAACATACCGATGGACGATGCGGTGGAATGGCTGATGGCGATGGCGCCGCAGGGCGTCATAGAATTCGTCCCGAAAAGCGATCCGATGGTGCAGCGCCTCCTGGCACTCCGCGAGGATATTTTTCCGGCATACGATGAAGCAGCCTTTCGCGCCGCGGTCGAACGTCGCGGCCGCCTCCTGCGGGCGGAACAGCTTTCGCCGAGCGGTCGCCTCCTGATCTGGTACGAGCGGACAGGCGGTGCTGCGTGA
- a CDS encoding cache domain-containing protein, producing MRFQDFRIATRLAMVVLIAMVGMIIIGGVAGFNLRQTLLEDRKIKTQHVVEVAHGVVNYFGELAKAGTLTEDQAKSQAMVALEQLRYDEKEYFWINDMTPRMLMHPFAKKLLDQPTLAELKDPNGKFIFSDMLAVVKAQGAGFVDYMWPQPGAEQPVPKISYVKGYAPWGWIIGSGIYIDDVNKIFMDQMLTQGAIIIGIMVLTALISALIARSISRPLARTTGNMMRLADGDKSITIEGTENKAEMGALARALAVFKDNALAMDQLALERAAQDERARAEKRQAMLDLADNFESSVQHVVGQVSAASVELQTSAQSMAGNTDQTTNQAARVSSASEQAFGNVQSVAAATEELSASISEISQQVTQSTNIASKAVAEAKQTDQTINGLAQASQRIGDVANLIRDIANQTNLLALNATIEAARAGDAGKGFAVVASEVKNLANQTAQATEEITGQISSIQGATGEAVTAIRGITNTITEIDQIASAIAAAVEQQGAATRDVSQNIAGVSEALTESGRLAEGLLGAASDLSRQADVMRTEISRFVERVRAS from the coding sequence ATGCGTTTTCAGGACTTCCGCATTGCTACGCGCCTCGCCATGGTCGTGCTCATCGCGATGGTTGGCATGATCATCATCGGCGGCGTCGCTGGCTTCAATCTGCGCCAGACGCTGCTCGAGGATCGCAAGATCAAGACACAACATGTCGTCGAGGTCGCCCATGGTGTCGTGAATTATTTCGGCGAGCTGGCCAAGGCAGGCACACTAACGGAAGATCAGGCCAAGTCACAGGCGATGGTTGCGCTCGAGCAGTTGCGCTACGACGAGAAGGAATATTTCTGGATCAACGATATGACGCCGCGGATGCTGATGCATCCCTTTGCCAAGAAGCTCCTCGACCAACCAACACTGGCCGAGCTCAAGGATCCCAACGGCAAATTCATCTTCTCGGACATGCTGGCCGTCGTCAAAGCGCAGGGTGCGGGTTTTGTCGATTATATGTGGCCGCAGCCGGGCGCCGAGCAGCCGGTCCCGAAAATCTCCTATGTCAAAGGCTATGCGCCCTGGGGATGGATCATCGGCTCGGGCATTTATATCGACGACGTGAACAAGATCTTCATGGACCAGATGCTGACCCAGGGTGCCATCATCATCGGCATCATGGTGCTCACAGCGCTCATCAGCGCCCTGATCGCCCGCAGCATCTCGCGGCCCTTGGCGCGCACCACCGGCAACATGATGCGCCTCGCTGACGGCGACAAGAGCATCACCATCGAAGGCACCGAGAACAAGGCCGAGATGGGCGCGCTTGCGCGGGCCCTTGCGGTGTTCAAGGACAATGCCCTGGCGATGGATCAATTGGCGCTCGAACGCGCCGCACAGGATGAACGTGCCCGCGCCGAGAAGCGGCAGGCGATGCTCGATCTGGCCGACAATTTCGAAAGCTCGGTCCAGCATGTCGTGGGCCAGGTATCAGCCGCCTCGGTCGAGCTGCAGACATCGGCCCAATCGATGGCTGGCAACACCGACCAGACCACCAACCAGGCAGCGCGTGTATCGAGCGCCTCGGAGCAGGCCTTCGGCAATGTGCAATCGGTGGCGGCAGCGACCGAGGAGCTCAGCGCCTCGATCAGCGAGATCAGCCAGCAGGTCACTCAATCGACCAATATCGCCTCGAAGGCCGTGGCGGAAGCGAAGCAGACCGATCAGACCATCAATGGCCTGGCGCAGGCCAGCCAGCGGATCGGCGATGTCGCCAACCTCATCCGCGACATTGCCAACCAGACCAACCTGCTGGCACTCAATGCCACCATCGAGGCTGCCCGCGCCGGTGATGCCGGCAAGGGCTTTGCGGTGGTTGCCTCCGAAGTGAAGAACCTCGCGAACCAGACGGCACAGGCGACCGAAGAGATCACCGGTCAGATCAGCAGCATCCAGGGGGCCACCGGCGAGGCGGTGACCGCCATTCGCGGCATCACCAACACCATCACCGAAATCGACCAGATCGCCAGCGCCATCGCGGCGGCGGTGGAGCAGCAGGGGGCAGCTACCCGCGATGTCTCGCAGAATATCGCGGGCGTGTCCGAGGCCTTGACTGAATCCGGCCGGCTTGCCGAAGGCCTGCTTGGTGCTGCCTCCGATCTCTCGCGCCAGGCCGATGTCATGCGCACCGAGATCAGCCGCTTCGTCGAACGCGTGCGCGCGTCCTGA
- a CDS encoding TIGR02300 family protein, which produces MTKPEWGTKRVCPSCGAHFYDMRKATIVCPKCKTVYDPDAVMKSRRRVAEKMTPVKAAVIDDPVVDVETDVEEEDLGDEEDVVLEDASELGEDDEDISEAIEKGEDEGER; this is translated from the coding sequence GTGACCAAGCCGGAATGGGGCACCAAGCGCGTTTGCCCAAGCTGTGGTGCGCATTTTTACGACATGCGCAAGGCAACGATCGTCTGCCCGAAATGCAAGACGGTCTATGATCCCGACGCCGTCATGAAAAGCCGCCGCCGCGTCGCCGAGAAGATGACGCCGGTGAAGGCCGCCGTGATCGACGATCCCGTGGTCGATGTCGAGACCGATGTCGAGGAGGAGGATCTGGGCGATGAGGAGGATGTGGTCCTCGAGGACGCCTCCGAACTCGGCGAAGATGATGAAGATATCTCGGAAGCCATCGAGAAAGGCGAGGATGAGGGCGAACGCTGA
- a CDS encoding LapA family protein gives MKRITWIVTLPAALLVILFVLMNRQEVVLSLWPLPGETPPLILSVLLFATAVIGFLVGALAAWLSAGATRQKLRAANRALAETRDEIAMLRRQQTQPGSQTGRIERRPPPALPPAA, from the coding sequence ATGAAGCGCATCACCTGGATCGTCACCCTGCCTGCAGCCCTGCTGGTGATTCTGTTCGTGTTGATGAACCGGCAGGAAGTGGTGCTGAGCCTGTGGCCGCTGCCCGGCGAGACGCCGCCGCTCATTCTGTCGGTCCTGCTGTTTGCGACGGCGGTCATCGGCTTCCTGGTCGGCGCCTTGGCTGCCTGGCTATCCGCCGGTGCCACGCGTCAAAAATTGCGCGCCGCCAATCGCGCGCTTGCGGAAACGCGTGACGAGATCGCGATGCTCCGACGCCAGCAGACGCAGCCAGGGAGCCAGACAGGACGCATCGAGCGACGGCCGCCGCCGGCACTACCGCCCGCGGCCTAA
- a CDS encoding DUF4242 domain-containing protein, with product MPKFLIERNIPGASMLTRDELRDISAKSNAVAAGLGEPYTWHTSYVAGDMVYCVHEAKSADVIYRHAKEGGFPADKVTKIEAEIGPKTAAA from the coding sequence ATGCCAAAGTTTCTCATCGAACGTAACATTCCAGGAGCCAGCATGCTGACCCGCGACGAGTTGCGCGACATCTCAGCCAAGTCCAACGCAGTCGCCGCCGGGCTTGGCGAGCCCTATACGTGGCACACCAGCTATGTGGCCGGCGACATGGTCTATTGCGTCCATGAAGCCAAGAGCGCCGATGTGATCTACCGGCATGCCAAGGAAGGTGGCTTTCCTGCCGACAAGGTCACCAAGATCGAAGCGGAGATCGGCCCGAAAACGGCCGCCGCCTAG
- a CDS encoding DUF1150 family protein, with the protein MTKTETKTDIESAREITRQQLLALGLNDVAYVRDVDVDGATAFGIFAANGQQLAIMPDREAAIAAAWENGLAPVTLH; encoded by the coding sequence ATGACCAAGACTGAAACCAAGACAGATATCGAGTCGGCGCGCGAGATCACCCGCCAGCAGTTGCTGGCCCTTGGCCTCAACGACGTTGCCTATGTGCGGGATGTCGATGTAGACGGCGCCACCGCCTTCGGCATCTTCGCTGCCAACGGCCAACAGCTCGCCATCATGCCGGACCGCGAAGCAGCGATTGCCGCCGCCTGGGAAAATGGCCTGGCACCGGTGACCTTGCACTAA
- a CDS encoding Hsp20 family protein: MSRLSLFNSPLLLGFDHFERTLDRVAKAGAEGYPPYNIEQVSDYRLRITLAVAGFAIEDLEIQLEDNQLTIRGKQKDDPARVFLYRGIAARQFQRSFVLAEGIEVAGATLDNGLLAIDLDRPRIETQIRTVPIKRAGADDIGDRKREGRVAIDGNSAAQRAPREE, from the coding sequence ATGTCACGTTTGTCGCTCTTCAACAGCCCGCTCCTGCTGGGCTTCGACCATTTCGAGCGCACGCTCGACCGCGTCGCCAAGGCGGGTGCCGAAGGCTACCCACCCTATAACATCGAGCAGGTCAGCGATTATCGGCTGCGCATCACGCTCGCTGTCGCCGGCTTTGCCATCGAGGATCTCGAGATCCAGCTGGAAGACAACCAGCTCACCATCCGCGGCAAGCAGAAGGATGATCCGGCGCGGGTGTTCCTCTACCGTGGCATCGCTGCGCGGCAGTTCCAGCGCAGCTTCGTCCTTGCCGAGGGCATCGAAGTCGCCGGTGCCACGCTCGATAACGGCTTGCTCGCCATCGATCTCGATCGGCCACGGATCGAAACGCAGATTCGCACCGTACCGATCAAGCGGGCAGGCGCCGATGATATCGGCGACCGCAAGAGAGAAGGCCGTGTCGCTATTGACGGCAACAGTGCCGCCCAACGTGCGCCACGAGAGGAGTGA